The DNA region TATATATAGGTTCAGAGAAATGCAGTGTGATGGAGTTTTCATCGAAACGTAGTATGTTCTTGTAATAATCGATTTGGCATTTAAATTTTTGCATTAGGTCATTTCCTATTATACCATCATGGCTAAGACTTATGTTCTTTACTACATGAAATTCGTGCGTGCAAGGTTTTGGAGAATTTGGAAATAGTTGCATTTGAAGGCTTCCCATAGTAGGCGTTACCGCGTCGTTGGGGTCAATACCTTTAAGTGTGATAACCTCATTACTTAGTTTTGGGATTCTGGACATAGAATCGAGTTTTAGGAGACTTACACATGAACCGGAGTCGACTAGAAATGATAGTGGATGATCTGCGAATGGAGTTTGGACAGTGACGTGAGGTAGGTATCTTTtctcagtattattatttacttcatatattttaatattttttttattttccaggtGCTGCGATGTAGGAGAGGTGGTTTGCCCAATCGTGGGTCGTGAACTAGTAGAATTTGAATGGCTTAGGACTTTTGATACTGAAGAAttagtaattttctttgaaCCTAATAACGATTTATTTTGAGTGGTTTTGACGGATTCagcgtaagtttttatttttaatatattggaTTCAGTGggttgagttttatttttaataattgattttgtttGATTCGAAGGACTCGGAGGAGACagtgaatttgtttttataagatTCAATGGATTcggaggattcagaggattcagaggattcagaggattcagaggattcagaggattcagaggattcagaggattcagaggattcagaggattcagaggattcgaTTTAGTAGATGAGCCAGAAGGTATGGCATCGATTTTGATTCGGTGAGGGTAATTTCCCGAACGATACCTCTCGGGAAATCTTATTCGTTTAAATCGGTCGAGTCTACCGTATCATAACCGCCGTCGTTATCTTGGACTAAATGCACGGATCGGGGCTGTCCTTCATTATTGAAATTTGTCTGGCGACCGGATGTTGACGGTTGGAAATTATTAGCAAatctattgttattatattgtcGTTTGCGACAATTTTCTAAAGTATGACCTACGTTTTTGCAGTAACGACACACGAGGTCACTTGTGTGAACTTTCTTTGAAGTATCCGATACGCGGTATTGATTTGGCATCTGAGGACGATAGTATTGGGGTTGTTCTCGTTTTGGAACAAATTTAGATTTGTCTGTATTAGGAAAATATGTTGGCTTTTTCATAAACGCATTCGACAGTATCTTTTCTTCCGCGACTGCGAAGTTTACTGCAGCATTGAGCGAGTCGGGATCACGACATCTAACTATTTGTGATAGTCGTGGGTGAAGGCCGATAATAAATGTATGGAGAGCTAGATCTTCCATGGCTGCTACGCGTCCAGCTATTTCCGACTTTttcttagtaggtatagatactTGTATTTCGGTAAGTAATTTTGCTAAGCAGGTTTCAATTTTAAGGGCGAACTGATTAACCGTTTCGTTTTGACCTTGTTTACAATCTTGGAGTTCGGAGAGTAAGTGTGCATAGTGTTTTCGTTCTCCgaactgttgttttaagaacTCTACAAGCTGTTCAAAAGATTCAAATTCTTTAATACTACATATTGTCTCCGCCCTATCTATGAGTTGACTTAATATGTATCTGAATAGAATtggtttttgagttttattGGCTATATTATAAGCACTTTGGCAATTGGATATAAAAGGGTTTAATTTGTCTCGGGACCCATCGAATGGTTTGATAAACTTTAGTAAGACATTTAGTTCGACCTTTTCTTCAACCTTTTCAGAACGGAGTTGTGCACCTCTAGAGCCACTGGGAACCTCTTCTTTTAAATCGTCTTTagacattttgaaataattgaatatagaaatataacgctaaaatattaaagttaagcctagaaagtacacaaaagattataaaatacaagTACAAGTATAATAGTACAAGGAGCTGTTTCCACACCGTGTTCGCCGGCTCGAGATTCAGAGCTTATCAGTGATGTCTGGTATGCATTACAATAACAATCACTCGCTGTTGCAAGGATTACAATTTTGTGTAGCgacttaatattatgtaaaacagaTAGTAAGTtaagaatttattaattatcaagATGTCAATTAGGGAATTGGAAGACTCTGAGTTCTATGCGAGACAAGTGTATATAGTATATCGTCACTCACTGTAGTATTGTCACGACAATGAAGATCTGCCACAGCATGATGATGAGGCCTGATTATAATCAAGGCTCAGGAACAACTCCACACAGCACTTATTTTATATTCCACAGGATTCACTAGCACACAATACACACGCGCACTAGGATGTTGAAGGCATATTTGGGTGAACGTTGTTTATTATTGCCTTTGATTATTGAAGAAAACGTAGCACTGGCACTTTAATTTGTAAGGTTTGTCCTTTGGAGACGTATTCGGGATATATCTGTGTATATATTGAACTTTCGGTATCCCACCGCTGCCACCAAATGTTATACGGGATCCTCGAACacggtttttaaaaaaaactaattttacacacaaaaatgaTTATATTGGTTTTTCACCACAATTGACAGTATTTAAGGATATTTGGACACTtagaaatagtagaactagaaaTAGGAATAGTAACGAATTGGTAATTGGAAATAGTACCGATATGTGTCGAGAATGACAACAGACTGCCCGCGCGGGCGAATCCgacgtatatttatattattataatttgctgaCATAGCACCCTCTACATGGGGTTGCAGTATTAAAATAGGGTATAACAGTGCGATAAATGTGTccgttttaagatacaagtatagaccgatttttgcaatatcatctacatatttatttataagtttcacatattttatctctgaatctcacttcagtggtgactcactgatatggtcaggccataactcattggtgcaccgataatataatctctggaaataattatatactactaatgaggtaatttgttaatttttggtaatttgttattacctaaattttaatgaggtgattagctatttttttggaaaattagctaattacttataaaagacctttttattgtttacaataagaactcgaatcgatttttaacatacctaccctcataagtgccaattttggaaaccatataaataggcgcatggttgactgaaattaaattaaataaaagcagtcgttttttatgaaaaacaaaaaaatattttattgtcacgcttagttactaaaaaaataataaattacaaataataaaatatgtaaaaacatcaaaatatacctacaattctattactaagatatttattgaagtacttaactacaatttactaataactaatttcataatgataaagtaaggacaaaattttaaattggttgacactaatatttagacatgataaaaacagtaaaaacaaatattcaatataacaaacaaaacgaagaaCAGCATCATAAAGcatcataaaaatcaatagtctaaaagaaagtgttagtcacagaaaatatcatcatcagattctatttcagattcttcagaatcgctatcagatattaaattcataacgtcacaaaattctacttgattttcttctgtgactatcatttcataaacttctttaaacatatttctctTTACGTTACGATCCAATTTTGGTCGTATGGTTGTCAAAAAAGGATCTGAAGCAGGTTATGAAGTACATCTTCATTACAAttaatactactactttttctcGAGTGAGACTctctaaatttacgaaaatcttTGTTTCTCGCTTCAGATGCTTCTTCTGTCAAAAAACCGATTGGCACTATAGACAAATGCTCAATTATATGAGCTCCATGAATAAGCAACTTATGAATACTCACAGGCATATAATACCATGGATAAagattggtaaacatttttgcagtatctatacagaattcattaaatttgtttacaataattttttcaCCAGAAGAAATACATTGTAGGATCACACCAAGTCTTTGCACTAAAGCAACGTCTAGTCCAGTTATATCAGCAGTTTTGGCTGGATCTTGAAAGAACCTTCTAGCTGAGTTTCCGttgtttgtcgtcccactgccttGTTTTACAACGTCTAATAATAAACCAGTTTCTTTTCTGAATCTGTCttgaatgttcttttttctttcatctacaGATTTTTTGGCATCGTCTCCTCTTGATTGCCAAGATTTAATGTCTAATCTATATGCTATATGAAGCAAACATTCCATGGCACGGATCCATGCATGAAGACTGCTTAatccatatttatacatatcttcGTCCACTGGTTTTTTCTGAACCAATTCTATATTGTTCATTTCCTTCGGACGCGCCTTACACAAATCGCAAACTGCTGTAGAAGTGCCAGAGATATAGGATGCCACTTTTCCATCTATCATTGTCAAGAGCAATTTATGCTTGATAGTTGCATTTTCACATTTCGTTGGATTTAAACTTTCTATTTCTGTTTCTATATTAGTCATttcgtttttaacattaaactccGTTTCTTTCATGAACTTACACATAATGGGTCGGCAGAAAGACGTTGATGAAGGCCGTTGGTTTTGCCAAATAATACATCCATCTTGAGTTGTGAGCTTCAATGGCACAAGACTCGCCATGAACACGCTTTGTAGTTCTTGATTTGAACAATCCGACTTTTGTTGATGTACACTTTGATTTGAGGCTCCATCAAACCCCCATTTGCTTATTTCATTACTCTTAGCAGGAGTTCATCTTTGTCAAGACTTATGTCCAAACACTGAATAAgtctatttacagttaaatctaACAGAGCTTGAAGTTTAATCTTAACAGAAGTTTCTGTTATTGTTACAGCACTGTTGTCAGGGTAGcactttttcttctcttcttgaAGTTTATAATAACTAGGGTATTTACAAATTCCTTCCTTTTCACTGAAATCTCTTAGTGTTATGTATCGAAACTTTGATAGTCTTAAAGTGACATATAATGCCAAAGCTTTTTGGGATgatatttctttcatttctcCAAATTGAATAAACTGCTTTACTTTAGAGACTTGCTCTGGATTTTCTAAAAGGTACTGCAGGATTTCAGCCACATCTTTTTTTCCAGATGATTTGAGGCTCGTTTGAGCAGAGAAGACGATTTCTTCCGTGCTATAGGAGCTGCAACTCGATTCTGTGcgtcttcttttttg from Helicoverpa zea isolate HzStark_Cry1AcR chromosome 29, ilHelZeax1.1, whole genome shotgun sequence includes:
- the LOC124643943 gene encoding uncharacterized protein LOC124643943 yields the protein MASLVPLKLTTQDGCIIWQNQRPSSTSFCRPIMCKFMKETEFNVKNEMTNIETEIESLNPTKCENATIKHKLLLTMIDGKVASYISGTSTAVCDLCKARPKEMNNIELVQKKPVDEDMYKYGLSSLHAWIRAMECLLHIAYRLDIKSWQSRGDDAKKSVDERKKNIQDRFRKETGLLLDVVKQGSGTTNNGNSARRFFQDPAKTADITGLDVALVQRLGVILQCISSGEKIIVNKFNEFCIDTAKMFTNLYPWYYMPVSIHKLLIHGAHIIEHLSIVPIGFLTEEASEARNKDFRKFRESHSRKSSSINCNEDVLHNLLQILF